The Raoultibacter phocaeensis genome contains a region encoding:
- a CDS encoding phosphoribosyl-ATP pyrophosphatase yields the protein MAQKTYTIKGAPAVPSQIGATLEALAGTVAERRDAGEQSYTCRLLHGSEDELVKKIVEEACEVALAAKDIEARMLVSQESAEAFAVGIGEDEDAVCAELPPEYYEGVDHLRYEAADVVYHLLVVFERYGISLEEFAAELNSRMTEGERPAGGVLLRDEYIQRGK from the coding sequence ATGGCCCAGAAGACCTATACCATCAAGGGCGCTCCCGCCGTGCCTTCGCAGATAGGCGCGACGCTCGAAGCGCTTGCCGGGACCGTCGCCGAAAGGCGCGATGCGGGCGAGCAGAGTTACACGTGCCGCTTGCTTCACGGCAGCGAGGACGAGCTTGTCAAGAAGATCGTCGAGGAGGCGTGCGAAGTGGCGCTTGCGGCGAAGGACATCGAGGCCCGCATGCTCGTTTCGCAGGAGTCGGCCGAGGCGTTCGCCGTCGGCATCGGCGAAGACGAGGATGCGGTGTGCGCCGAGCTGCCGCCCGAGTACTACGAGGGCGTCGACCACTTGCGCTACGAGGCGGCAGACGTGGTGTACCACCTGCTCGTCGTGTTCGAGCGCTACGGCATCTCGCTCGAGGAGTTCGCAGCTGAGCTCAACAGCCGCATGACCGAGGGGGAGCGGCCCGCAGGCGGCGTGCTTCTGCGCGACGAATACATTCAGAGGGGGAAATAA
- a CDS encoding DNA-directed RNA polymerase subunit beta', protein MTTEFDVNNFDALRISLASAEDVRSWSRGEVKKPETINYRTLKPEKDGLFCEKIFGPTKDWECACGKYKRVRFKGIVCERCGVEVTRSKVRRERMGHIELAAPVSHIWYFKGSPSRLGYLLDIPPKELEKVLYFASSIITSVDKEAREEDVDELRDELAADLEELDAERDRLIESTRRLSTDYVPEDDDFVDDVDEDERMAPEEVEEEIADIYEEFNERKALRTDAFEAFMKIEPKQLVPDEALYREMRLNYSDYFKGGMGAEAVRDLLDDIDLAKTADELRETISTGKGQKRAKAIKRLKVVDAFLKSVNKPTDMILDVIPVIPPDLRPMVQLDGGRFATSDLNDLYRRVINRNNRLKRLLDLGAPEIIVNNEKRMLQEAVDSLFDNGRRGRPVTGPGNRPLKSLSDMLKGKQGRFRQNLLGKRVDYSGRSVIVVGPQLKLHQCGLPSQMALELFKPFVMKRLVELEYAANIKAAKRAVDRGASYVWDVLEEVITEHPVLLNRAPTLHRLGIQAFEPVLVEGKAIRLHPLVCTAFNADFDGDQMAVHVPLGNEAQAEARVLMLSANNIKSPAHGRPLTVPTQDMIIGLYYLTAAREGFEGEGRSFIDFDDAMNAYDARAELDLQAKIWVRLTKDTVVATSYNEFEDHKAGERIETTIGRITFNNVLPADYPYLNYEMNKKEISRLVEDVCNRYELSSVPAILDGLKDAGFHYATRAGVTVSVYDATVPPEKPAILAAADAKVDAIDEDYEMGLMSQEERHKQVVDIWNEANEEVGEAMAENFDKFNPIYMMAFSGARGNIKQIRQLAGMRGLMSDPKGEIIDRPIKANFREGLSVLEYFISTHGARKGLADTALRTADSGYLTRRLVDVAQDVIIREIDCETSDGVPYPIYNEKGDLDENLIGRCLLEDAVAKDGSMIVAAGEYVTSMAQIKALEDNGIEEVIIRTVMTCHADQGVCQKCYGWDLATSRPVNIGTAVGIIAAQSIGEPGTQLTMRTFHTGGVAGEDITHGLPRVTELFEARKPKGQAVLAEIAGTLQIAGDKQTKTLTIHDQQGNIREYVVSARAQMLPGVLDGSQVKVGQQLTKGSVNPHDLLRLTDPNTTLRYIVSQVQGVYVSQGVDINDKHIEVIARQMLRKVAVTDAGESDLLPGRQVNRFEFEKVANELVLDGKEPPVGQPLLLGITKASLATDSFLSAASFQETTKVLTDAAIEGKTDNLAGLKENVIIGKPIPAGTGLPRYRKVGLTYKGRPVDRVTSDTLPEFAPEALRDIEDLLPQPQDWSLDGDSYLNMGTNYTNYYSGMSLGHRTPALTDEDARLYIYDDLGVSQRWANKFSEAGIETVADLVGHTEEDLLRIEGIGVKAIEELKEGLEEHNLLQVIEDDLAATSDDMSQLLDMVFSPDDTILIGGDEPPTFNTEGEDMLGEALPPRSYQRNLEELDALLGSVGSFGFGLSSAEGDEASGGESSDDEE, encoded by the coding sequence ATGACGACGGAATTCGACGTGAACAATTTCGATGCCCTGCGCATTTCCCTTGCTTCTGCCGAGGACGTGCGCAGCTGGTCGCGCGGCGAAGTGAAAAAGCCCGAGACCATCAACTACCGTACGCTCAAGCCCGAGAAAGACGGCTTGTTCTGCGAGAAGATCTTCGGCCCCACGAAAGACTGGGAGTGCGCGTGCGGCAAGTACAAGCGCGTCCGCTTTAAGGGCATCGTGTGCGAGCGCTGCGGCGTCGAAGTGACCCGCTCCAAAGTTCGCCGCGAGCGCATGGGCCACATTGAGCTCGCCGCTCCGGTGAGCCACATCTGGTACTTCAAAGGCTCGCCTTCGCGCCTCGGCTACCTGCTCGACATCCCGCCCAAGGAGCTCGAGAAGGTGCTGTACTTCGCCAGCTCCATCATCACGTCGGTCGACAAGGAAGCCCGCGAGGAGGATGTCGACGAGCTGCGCGACGAGCTGGCCGCCGATCTCGAGGAGCTCGACGCCGAGCGCGATCGCCTCATCGAGTCGACCCGCCGTCTGTCCACCGATTACGTGCCGGAGGACGACGATTTCGTCGACGACGTCGACGAGGACGAGCGTATGGCCCCCGAAGAGGTCGAAGAGGAAATCGCCGATATCTACGAGGAGTTCAACGAGCGCAAGGCGCTGCGCACCGACGCGTTCGAGGCCTTCATGAAGATCGAGCCCAAACAGCTCGTTCCCGACGAGGCACTCTACCGCGAGATGCGCTTGAACTACTCCGATTACTTCAAGGGCGGCATGGGCGCCGAAGCGGTGCGCGATCTGCTCGACGACATCGATCTGGCCAAAACTGCAGACGAGCTGCGCGAGACCATCTCCACGGGCAAGGGCCAGAAGCGCGCGAAGGCGATCAAGCGCCTCAAGGTCGTTGACGCCTTTTTGAAGAGCGTCAACAAGCCCACCGACATGATTCTCGACGTCATCCCGGTCATTCCGCCCGATCTGCGCCCGATGGTGCAGCTCGACGGCGGCCGTTTCGCGACGTCGGACTTGAACGATCTGTACCGCCGCGTGATCAACCGCAACAACCGCTTGAAGCGCCTGCTCGACCTCGGCGCGCCTGAGATCATCGTGAACAACGAGAAGCGCATGCTGCAAGAGGCGGTTGACTCGCTCTTCGACAACGGCCGCCGCGGCCGCCCGGTCACGGGCCCCGGCAACCGTCCGCTCAAATCGCTCTCCGACATGCTCAAGGGCAAGCAGGGCCGCTTCCGTCAGAACCTGCTCGGCAAGCGCGTCGACTACTCCGGCCGTTCGGTCATCGTCGTCGGCCCGCAGCTGAAGCTGCACCAGTGCGGTCTGCCTTCGCAGATGGCGCTCGAGCTTTTCAAGCCCTTCGTCATGAAGCGCTTGGTCGAGCTTGAGTACGCCGCCAACATCAAGGCCGCCAAGCGTGCGGTCGACCGCGGCGCAAGCTACGTGTGGGACGTGCTCGAAGAGGTCATCACCGAGCATCCGGTGCTCCTGAACCGCGCACCCACCCTGCACCGCCTCGGCATCCAGGCCTTTGAGCCCGTGCTCGTCGAGGGTAAGGCCATCAGGCTGCACCCGCTTGTCTGCACCGCGTTCAACGCCGACTTCGACGGCGACCAGATGGCTGTGCACGTGCCGCTCGGTAACGAGGCGCAGGCCGAAGCCCGCGTGCTCATGCTCTCGGCCAACAACATCAAATCGCCCGCTCACGGCCGTCCTTTGACCGTGCCCACACAGGACATGATCATCGGTCTGTACTACCTGACCGCCGCTCGCGAAGGTTTCGAGGGCGAGGGAAGGTCGTTCATCGATTTCGACGACGCCATGAACGCCTACGATGCGCGTGCCGAACTCGACCTGCAGGCCAAGATCTGGGTGCGCCTCACCAAGGACACCGTCGTGGCCACGAGCTACAACGAGTTCGAGGACCACAAGGCAGGCGAGCGCATCGAGACCACGATCGGGCGCATCACGTTCAACAACGTGCTGCCCGCCGATTACCCGTACCTCAACTACGAGATGAACAAGAAGGAGATCAGCCGTCTCGTGGAAGATGTGTGCAACCGCTACGAGCTCTCTTCGGTGCCCGCCATCTTGGACGGCCTGAAAGACGCGGGCTTCCACTACGCAACGCGCGCCGGCGTCACCGTGTCGGTGTACGATGCGACGGTGCCGCCCGAGAAACCGGCCATCCTCGCCGCAGCCGATGCGAAGGTCGATGCGATCGACGAGGACTACGAGATGGGCCTCATGAGCCAGGAAGAGCGCCACAAGCAGGTCGTCGACATCTGGAACGAAGCGAACGAAGAGGTCGGCGAGGCGATGGCCGAGAACTTCGACAAGTTCAACCCCATCTACATGATGGCGTTCTCCGGCGCCCGCGGTAACATCAAGCAGATCCGCCAGCTCGCCGGCATGCGCGGCCTCATGTCCGACCCGAAGGGCGAGATCATCGACCGCCCGATCAAGGCGAACTTCCGCGAGGGCCTCTCGGTGCTCGAGTACTTCATCTCCACGCACGGTGCCCGTAAGGGCCTCGCCGATACGGCGCTTCGTACGGCCGACTCGGGGTATCTGACCCGCCGTCTCGTCGACGTCGCGCAAGACGTCATCATCCGCGAGATCGATTGCGAAACCTCAGACGGCGTGCCGTATCCGATCTACAACGAGAAGGGCGATCTGGACGAGAACCTCATCGGCCGCTGCCTGCTCGAAGATGCGGTCGCGAAAGACGGCTCCATGATCGTGGCTGCGGGCGAGTACGTGACGTCCATGGCGCAGATCAAGGCGCTTGAGGACAACGGCATTGAGGAGGTCATCATCCGCACGGTCATGACCTGCCATGCCGATCAGGGCGTGTGCCAGAAGTGCTACGGTTGGGATCTTGCGACTTCCCGTCCCGTCAACATCGGCACGGCGGTCGGCATCATCGCCGCCCAGTCGATCGGCGAGCCCGGCACGCAGCTCACCATGAGAACGTTCCATACCGGCGGCGTCGCGGGCGAGGACATCACCCACGGTCTGCCTCGCGTTACCGAGCTGTTCGAGGCGCGCAAGCCGAAAGGCCAGGCCGTCCTCGCCGAGATCGCGGGCACACTGCAGATCGCGGGCGACAAGCAGACGAAAACCCTCACGATCCACGATCAACAGGGCAACATTCGCGAATACGTGGTGTCGGCTCGCGCCCAGATGCTTCCGGGCGTGCTCGACGGCAGCCAGGTGAAGGTGGGCCAGCAGCTCACCAAGGGCTCGGTGAACCCGCACGATCTTTTGCGCCTCACCGATCCGAACACGACGCTGCGCTACATCGTGAGCCAGGTCCAGGGCGTGTACGTGAGCCAGGGCGTCGACATCAACGACAAGCACATCGAGGTCATCGCGCGCCAGATGCTGCGCAAGGTGGCCGTGACCGATGCGGGTGAATCCGATCTTTTGCCGGGTCGCCAGGTGAACCGCTTCGAGTTCGAGAAGGTCGCCAACGAGCTCGTGCTCGACGGCAAAGAGCCGCCGGTGGGCCAGCCGCTTCTGCTCGGCATCACCAAGGCATCGCTTGCCACCGACTCGTTCCTCTCGGCCGCCTCGTTCCAGGAGACCACTAAGGTTCTCACCGACGCTGCCATCGAGGGCAAGACCGACAACCTCGCGGGTCTGAAGGAAAACGTCATCATCGGCAAGCCGATTCCCGCAGGCACGGGTCTGCCGCGCTACCGCAAGGTCGGCCTCACCTACAAGGGCCGTCCGGTCGATCGCGTCACGAGCGATACGCTGCCCGAGTTCGCCCCCGAGGCGCTGCGCGACATCGAGGATCTGCTGCCGCAGCCGCAGGATTGGTCGCTTGACGGCGACAGCTACCTCAACATGGGTACGAACTACACGAACTACTACAGCGGCATGTCGCTCGGCCACCGCACGCCTGCGCTTACCGACGAGGATGCACGCCTCTACATCTACGATGATCTGGGCGTGTCGCAACGGTGGGCCAACAAGTTCTCCGAGGCCGGCATCGAAACGGTCGCCGATCTCGTGGGCCATACCGAGGAGGATCTGCTGCGCATCGAGGGCATCGGCGTCAAGGCGATCGAAGAGCTCAAGGAGGGCTTGGAGGAGCATAACCTGCTCCAGGTCATCGAGGACGATCTTGCCGCGACGAGCGATGACATGAGCCAGCTTCTGGACATGGTGTTCAGCCCGGATGATACGATTCTCATCGGCGGCGACGAGCCTCCGACGTTCAACACCGAGGGTGAAGACATGCTCGGCGAAGCGCTTCCGCCGCGCTCGTACCAACGAAACCTCGAAGAGCTCGACGCACTGCTGGGCTCGGTGGGATCGTTCGGATTCGGGCTTTCCAGCGCCGAGGGCGATGAAGCCTCCGGCGGCGAAAGCTCCGACGACGAAGAGTAA
- the rpoB gene encoding DNA-directed RNA polymerase subunit beta, with amino-acid sequence MAQAKKSAPTSLYRNRRSFAKIPDVMDVPNLIAIQTDSFEWFKSEGLAQAFGDISPIENSTKDMCVEFGRHEFGEPKFTVDECKEKDVSYQAPLFVEIRFINRETGEIKEQDVFMGDFPLMTPRGTFIINGTERVVVSQLVRSPGVYFAAERDKTSDKTIYNAKVIPSRGAWLEFETDKRDILSVRIDRKRKQPATLLLRALGLAESREEIISLLGNDEMVLRTLDRDPATTKEESLIELYKRFRPGEPPTIDSARTLLEGLFFNPQRYDLAKVGRYKINKKLGFDPDYESSTLTDDDIIRSMQYIVGLHAGQDGFTTDDIDHFGNRRIRTVGELIQNQFRIGLSRMERVVRERMSMQEPDEITPQSLVNIRPIVAAIKEFFGSSQLSQFMDQTNPAAGITHKRRLSALGPGGLSRERAGFEVRDVHTSHYGRMCPIETPEGPNIGLIGSLATYARINPYGFIETPYRRVEQGKVTDTVDYLTADEEENYTIAQANDLFDPDTRAFGTFDENGTFHEAARVLCRTKDSNGVFGEPDEVPPAQVEYMDVSPRQMVSVATSLIPFLEHDDANRALMGSNMQRQAVPLLRPSAPLVGTGIEHRIAVDSGEILVAQNPGVVDYVDGQTIIVLNNDGEYDEYLIPKFQRSNQSGCINHRPIVRKGDEVQAGDVLADGPSCDGAELALGQNLMIAYMPWEGYNYEDAIIVSERVVAEDLLTSIHISEYEIDARDTKLGPEEITREIPNISDDMISDLDADGIIRIGAEVFPGDVLVGKVTPKGETELTAEERLLRAIFGEKAREVRDTSLKVPHGSGGRVIGISRFSRLEGDELSPGVNELVRIYVAQKRKIQQGDKLSGRHGNKGVISRILPVEDMPYLADGTPIDVILNPLGVPSRMNVGQLLECHLGWAAKWGWSDSDSSDEVVEGPIHVATPVFDGATEKEISDAIMKANRNLLNINHAKYGEHARDEFVPQLTPTGKAWLYDGRTGEQFREPITVGQSYILKLGHMVDDKIHARSTGPYSLITQQPLGGKAQFGGQRFGEMEVWALYAYGASNVLQEILTVKSDDTSGRVKSYEAIVKGENIPAPEVPESFKVLVKEMKSLCLNVELEGEDHHAIDITQEHENEQDAGDAALLAALQADAKKTEEDDAAFALDNIAAELGDLMKDVADGYSNTNDLIGEGGEE; translated from the coding sequence GTGGCTCAAGCTAAAAAAAGTGCTCCCACCAGCCTTTATAGGAATCGCAGAAGCTTCGCCAAGATCCCTGACGTCATGGACGTCCCGAACCTGATCGCTATTCAAACGGATAGCTTCGAATGGTTCAAGAGCGAGGGTCTTGCACAGGCGTTCGGCGATATCAGCCCGATCGAGAACAGCACGAAGGACATGTGCGTCGAGTTCGGCCGGCATGAGTTCGGCGAGCCGAAGTTCACGGTTGACGAGTGCAAGGAGAAGGACGTCAGCTACCAGGCGCCCCTCTTCGTCGAAATCCGCTTCATCAACCGTGAGACTGGCGAGATCAAGGAGCAGGACGTGTTCATGGGCGATTTCCCGCTCATGACCCCGCGCGGCACCTTCATCATCAACGGCACCGAGCGCGTCGTCGTCTCGCAGCTCGTCCGCTCACCCGGCGTGTACTTCGCCGCCGAGCGCGACAAGACTTCCGATAAAACCATATACAATGCAAAGGTCATCCCGTCACGCGGTGCCTGGCTCGAGTTCGAGACCGACAAGCGCGACATCCTGTCGGTTCGCATCGACCGCAAGCGCAAGCAGCCGGCCACGCTGCTTCTGCGCGCCCTCGGCTTGGCCGAAAGCCGCGAAGAGATCATCTCGCTGCTCGGCAACGACGAGATGGTCCTGCGCACGCTCGACCGCGATCCCGCGACGACCAAAGAGGAATCGCTCATCGAGCTGTACAAGCGCTTCCGTCCCGGCGAGCCGCCGACCATCGATTCGGCGCGCACGCTCCTCGAGGGCCTGTTCTTCAATCCGCAGCGCTACGATCTGGCGAAGGTGGGTCGCTACAAGATCAACAAGAAGCTCGGATTCGATCCCGATTACGAAAGCTCCACGCTGACCGACGACGACATCATCCGCTCGATGCAGTACATCGTCGGGCTCCATGCCGGCCAGGATGGCTTCACGACCGACGACATCGATCACTTCGGCAACCGCCGTATCCGCACGGTGGGCGAGCTCATCCAAAACCAGTTCCGTATCGGACTCTCCCGCATGGAGCGCGTCGTGCGCGAGCGTATGAGCATGCAGGAGCCCGATGAGATCACGCCGCAGTCGCTCGTGAACATCCGCCCCATCGTGGCGGCCATCAAGGAGTTCTTCGGAAGCTCCCAACTCTCGCAGTTCATGGATCAGACGAACCCCGCAGCGGGCATCACGCACAAGCGCCGTTTGTCGGCGCTTGGACCGGGCGGTCTGTCGCGTGAGCGCGCAGGCTTCGAGGTCCGCGACGTCCATACTTCGCACTACGGCCGCATGTGCCCGATCGAGACGCCTGAAGGCCCCAACATCGGCCTCATCGGCTCGCTCGCAACCTATGCGCGCATTAACCCCTACGGCTTCATTGAGACGCCGTACCGCCGCGTCGAGCAGGGCAAGGTGACCGATACGGTCGACTACCTCACGGCCGACGAGGAAGAGAACTACACGATCGCCCAGGCTAACGACCTCTTCGATCCCGATACGCGCGCGTTCGGCACGTTCGACGAGAACGGCACCTTCCACGAGGCGGCGCGCGTGCTCTGCCGCACGAAGGACTCCAACGGCGTATTCGGCGAGCCCGACGAGGTGCCGCCCGCGCAGGTCGAGTACATGGACGTGTCCCCGCGCCAGATGGTGTCAGTGGCAACCTCGCTCATTCCGTTTTTGGAGCACGACGACGCGAACCGCGCCCTCATGGGTTCGAACATGCAGCGTCAGGCCGTGCCGCTTTTGCGCCCGTCGGCGCCGCTTGTGGGCACCGGCATCGAGCACCGCATTGCGGTCGACTCCGGCGAGATCCTCGTCGCCCAGAATCCGGGCGTTGTCGATTACGTCGACGGCCAGACCATCATCGTGCTCAACAACGATGGCGAATACGACGAGTACCTGATCCCGAAATTCCAGCGCTCCAACCAGAGCGGTTGCATCAACCATCGCCCGATCGTGCGCAAGGGCGACGAAGTGCAAGCGGGCGATGTGCTCGCCGACGGCCCGAGCTGCGACGGTGCTGAGCTTGCGCTCGGCCAGAACCTCATGATCGCCTACATGCCATGGGAGGGCTACAACTACGAGGACGCCATCATCGTGTCCGAGCGTGTAGTCGCCGAAGACCTGCTCACGTCCATCCATATCTCCGAATACGAGATCGATGCGCGCGATACGAAACTTGGGCCCGAGGAGATCACCCGCGAAATCCCCAACATCTCAGACGATATGATCTCCGACCTCGATGCCGACGGCATCATCCGCATCGGCGCCGAAGTCTTCCCGGGCGATGTACTCGTGGGCAAGGTCACCCCGAAGGGCGAAACCGAGCTCACCGCCGAAGAGCGCCTTCTGCGCGCCATCTTCGGCGAGAAGGCCCGCGAAGTCCGCGACACCTCGCTCAAGGTGCCGCACGGCTCCGGCGGCCGCGTCATCGGCATCAGCCGCTTCTCGCGCCTCGAGGGCGACGAGCTTTCGCCGGGCGTGAACGAGCTCGTGCGCATCTACGTTGCTCAGAAGCGCAAGATCCAGCAGGGCGACAAGCTTTCGGGCCGCCACGGCAACAAGGGCGTTATCAGCCGCATCCTGCCGGTCGAGGACATGCCGTATCTCGCCGACGGCACCCCGATCGACGTGATCTTGAACCCGCTCGGCGTTCCTTCGCGTATGAACGTCGGCCAGCTGCTCGAATGCCATCTCGGCTGGGCCGCCAAATGGGGCTGGTCCGATTCCGATAGCTCGGATGAGGTTGTCGAGGGCCCGATCCACGTGGCGACGCCTGTGTTCGACGGCGCGACCGAGAAGGAGATCTCGGACGCCATCATGAAGGCGAACCGGAACCTCTTGAACATCAACCATGCCAAGTACGGCGAGCATGCGCGCGACGAATTCGTGCCGCAGCTCACGCCGACCGGTAAGGCATGGCTCTACGATGGGCGCACCGGCGAGCAGTTCCGCGAGCCCATCACCGTCGGCCAGAGCTACATCCTCAAACTCGGCCATATGGTCGATGACAAGATCCACGCCCGCTCGACCGGCCCCTACAGCCTTATCACCCAGCAGCCGCTCGGCGGCAAGGCGCAGTTCGGCGGCCAGCGCTTCGGCGAGATGGAAGTGTGGGCGCTCTACGCCTACGGCGCTTCCAACGTGCTCCAGGAGATCCTCACCGTCAAGTCCGACGATACGTCGGGCCGCGTGAAATCTTACGAGGCCATCGTGAAGGGCGAGAACATCCCCGCCCCCGAGGTACCCGAGAGCTTCAAGGTTCTCGTCAAGGAAATGAAGTCTCTGTGCCTGAACGTCGAGCTCGAAGGCGAAGATCACCACGCGATCGACATCACGCAGGAACACGAGAACGAGCAGGATGCAGGCGATGCCGCACTGCTTGCTGCGCTGCAGGCCGACGCGAAGAAGACCGAGGAAGACGACGCGGCGTTCGCGCTCGACAACATCGCCGCTGAACTGGGAGATTTGATGAAAGACGTAGCGGACGGCTACAGCAATACGAACGACCTCATCGGTGAGGGAGGGGAGGAATAA
- a CDS encoding diguanylate cyclase domain-containing protein, translating into MYHRTLHIALFGTDCETEKAIRSVACPEHFSFDLNAYKTFDADAFVACDIALIDCVGLSLTDITLPPKKNAARTVFRVEAHRVAELFSSHAKNADDIWLSPMPPELVAFRFAKLIEHEKTSADLALSRQYLDTAIDSIPELVWFKDARGSHLKVNDAFCRTVEKTKEQVEGRGHYYIWDISPEEYSQGEYVCLESEEETMAARATCLFDEQVKTKNGMRQFKTYKSPLFDYDGSVMGTVGIAHDVTDLGNIETELEIFIDSVPYAIVVLDIDETILNINEKAEEYFAVKREQVIGGAFDTWRRLVLGDAVVDSHDFSDSTFFSAEIDGTMKTFEVNQRTIVDVFENETGQLRIYRDVTKERELEERVLRSANTDYLTDLCNRRFLYDQLAAHEGDPVAIAYLDLDDFKGINDRFGHQVGDEVLIEAGRVLTGTYPDNIVVRMGGDEFIVAIFDPPADEVLRERAFDCIEAIGERFSADDFPLKTSGSIGIAVDRSGMLSIDDLIRQSDEALYRAKRAGKSQCCLVEAAR; encoded by the coding sequence ATGTACCACCGTACCCTCCACATCGCGCTGTTCGGCACCGACTGCGAAACCGAAAAGGCCATCCGGTCGGTTGCGTGTCCCGAGCACTTCTCGTTCGATCTGAACGCGTATAAGACGTTCGACGCCGACGCGTTCGTTGCCTGCGATATCGCTCTCATCGACTGCGTCGGACTGTCGCTTACGGACATCACGCTTCCCCCGAAAAAGAACGCCGCGCGTACGGTCTTCCGCGTTGAGGCGCATCGAGTAGCGGAGCTGTTTTCATCGCATGCCAAAAACGCCGATGACATCTGGCTTTCACCCATGCCTCCCGAACTGGTCGCCTTCAGGTTCGCCAAGCTCATCGAGCACGAGAAGACAAGCGCCGACCTGGCACTTTCTCGGCAGTACCTCGACACGGCCATCGATTCGATTCCCGAACTCGTCTGGTTCAAAGACGCCCGCGGATCCCACCTCAAAGTGAACGACGCCTTCTGCAGAACCGTCGAGAAGACCAAAGAGCAGGTGGAGGGGCGCGGGCACTATTACATCTGGGACATCAGCCCCGAGGAGTATTCGCAAGGCGAGTACGTCTGCCTTGAATCGGAAGAAGAAACGATGGCGGCGCGCGCAACGTGCTTGTTCGACGAGCAAGTCAAGACAAAGAACGGCATGCGCCAGTTCAAGACGTACAAATCGCCGCTCTTCGACTACGACGGATCGGTGATGGGAACCGTAGGCATCGCCCACGACGTGACCGATCTCGGCAACATCGAAACCGAGCTCGAGATATTCATCGACTCGGTGCCGTACGCGATCGTCGTGCTCGACATCGACGAGACGATCCTTAATATCAACGAGAAAGCCGAAGAGTACTTCGCGGTCAAACGCGAGCAGGTTATCGGCGGCGCCTTCGATACCTGGAGAAGGCTCGTACTCGGAGACGCCGTGGTCGATTCGCACGACTTTTCCGATTCGACCTTCTTCTCGGCGGAAATCGACGGTACCATGAAGACGTTCGAGGTGAACCAACGCACGATCGTCGACGTATTCGAAAACGAAACCGGACAGCTGCGCATCTACCGCGACGTGACCAAAGAGCGCGAGCTTGAGGAGCGCGTTCTCAGAAGCGCAAATACCGACTACCTCACCGATTTGTGCAACCGGCGTTTTCTGTACGACCAGCTTGCGGCCCATGAGGGCGATCCCGTCGCGATCGCCTACCTCGACCTTGACGATTTCAAGGGCATCAACGACCGCTTTGGCCATCAGGTGGGAGACGAGGTGCTCATCGAGGCCGGGCGCGTGCTCACCGGCACGTACCCCGACAACATCGTCGTCCGCATGGGCGGCGACGAGTTCATCGTCGCGATATTCGATCCCCCCGCAGACGAAGTACTCAGAGAACGCGCATTCGACTGCATCGAGGCGATCGGCGAGCGGTTTTCTGCAGACGATTTCCCCCTTAAAACGAGCGGCTCGATCGGCATCGCCGTCGACCGTTCGGGCATGCTTTCGATCGACGACCTGATCAGGCAAAGCGATGAGGCTCTCTACCGCGCGAAACGGGCGGGCAAATCGCAGTGCTGCCTTGTGGAGGCTGCGCGATAG